In the Streptomyces sp. NBC_00525 genome, one interval contains:
- a CDS encoding class I SAM-dependent methyltransferase, producing MARQLDEQIAARFPVGQRLRILDVGMGQGTQALRLARAGHTVTGLESDPEMLRIAREALGGEPAGIRERVRLIEGNGQDTGVHFLPGSFDVVLCHGVLMYVQEPDAMVAGLARMLAPGGLLSLLVRNADALAMRPGMAGDWEGALAAFDSDHYTNRLGLSVRADRLDALTATLASIAAPLHAWYGVRIFTDNVSNDVELPPAAELERVLAAEDRAGRTDPYRGVAALLHLCGVRG from the coding sequence GTGGCCCGGCAGCTGGACGAGCAGATCGCGGCGCGCTTCCCGGTGGGGCAGCGGCTGCGCATCCTGGACGTCGGCATGGGCCAGGGCACCCAGGCGCTGCGCCTGGCGCGCGCCGGGCACACGGTGACCGGCCTGGAGTCCGATCCGGAGATGCTGCGGATCGCCCGTGAGGCGCTGGGCGGCGAGCCGGCCGGCATCCGTGAGCGGGTGCGGCTGATCGAGGGCAACGGCCAGGACACCGGGGTCCACTTCCTGCCCGGCAGTTTCGACGTGGTCCTGTGCCACGGCGTACTGATGTACGTCCAGGAGCCGGACGCCATGGTGGCGGGGCTGGCCCGGATGCTGGCGCCCGGCGGGCTGCTGTCCCTGCTGGTGCGGAACGCGGACGCGCTGGCGATGCGGCCGGGCATGGCCGGGGACTGGGAAGGGGCGCTGGCCGCGTTCGACAGCGACCACTACACCAACCGGCTCGGCCTGTCCGTGCGCGCGGACCGGCTCGACGCGCTGACGGCGACGCTCGCCTCGATCGCGGCGCCGCTGCACGCCTGGTACGGGGTGCGGATCTTCACGGACAACGTGAGCAACGACGTGGAGCTGCCGCCGGCCGCGGAGCTGGAGCGGGTGCTCGCGGCGGAGGACCGGGCCGGCCGGACGGACCCGTACCGCGGGGTGGCGGCGCTGCTGCATCTGTGCGGCGTACGGGGGTAG
- a CDS encoding S1C family serine protease translates to MDVLRSRRRARRLMLPLSAGFCAIALVSGCSSAQSPAPGPDATASGSAQAGPAAKAAGDLQSEYQTAINDVLPSVVQIDASESLGSGVVYDTKGHIVTNAHVVGDEKSFKVTVATGEKVLKATLVAAYPEQDLAVIALDDVPDGLRPAKFGDSEKVAVGQIVLAMGSPLGLSSSVTQGIVSALGRTVSESRTAGGTGATIANMVQTSAAINPGNSGGALVDLNSEVIGIPTLAASDPQMGDSAAPGIGFAIPASMVRTVADQIIKDGKVTDSGRAALDITGRTVVNDDYRPAGVAIVNVQKGGAAADAGLRAGDIITGVGDAKITTITSLAEALAAEKPGQEVSVTYMRGNAKKTAKVTLGEI, encoded by the coding sequence ATGGATGTCCTTCGCTCCCGCCGTCGTGCGCGCCGGCTGATGCTGCCCCTGTCCGCCGGTTTCTGCGCGATCGCGCTGGTGAGCGGCTGTTCCTCCGCGCAGTCCCCCGCTCCGGGGCCGGACGCGACGGCGTCCGGTTCGGCGCAGGCCGGTCCGGCCGCGAAGGCCGCCGGTGATCTCCAGAGCGAGTACCAGACCGCCATCAACGACGTGCTGCCCTCGGTCGTGCAGATCGACGCGTCCGAGAGCCTCGGCTCCGGCGTCGTCTACGACACCAAGGGCCATATCGTCACCAACGCCCATGTCGTCGGTGACGAGAAGTCCTTCAAGGTCACCGTGGCCACCGGCGAGAAGGTCCTCAAGGCGACGCTGGTCGCCGCCTACCCGGAGCAGGATCTGGCGGTCATCGCGCTCGACGACGTGCCGGACGGGCTGCGGCCCGCGAAGTTCGGCGACTCGGAGAAGGTCGCCGTGGGGCAAATCGTGCTGGCGATGGGTTCGCCGCTGGGCCTGTCCAGCAGCGTCACCCAGGGCATCGTCTCGGCGCTCGGCCGGACGGTCAGCGAGAGCAGGACGGCCGGCGGCACCGGAGCGACCATCGCGAACATGGTGCAGACCTCGGCGGCGATCAACCCCGGCAACAGCGGGGGCGCCCTGGTCGATCTGAACAGCGAGGTCATCGGCATCCCGACGCTCGCCGCGTCCGATCCTCAGATGGGCGACAGCGCGGCGCCGGGCATCGGCTTCGCCATCCCGGCGTCGATGGTGCGGACGGTCGCGGACCAGATCATCAAGGACGGCAAGGTCACCGACTCGGGCCGGGCGGCGCTCGACATCACCGGCCGCACGGTGGTCAACGACGACTACCGCCCGGCGGGCGTCGCGATCGTCAACGTCCAGAAGGGCGGCGCGGCGGCCGACGCGGGGCTGCGCGCGGGCGACATCATCACCGGGGTCGGCGACGCGAAGATCACCACCATCACCTCGCTCGCCGAGGCCCTGGCCGCCGAGAAGCCGGGCCAGGAGGTGAGCGTGACGTACATGCGCGGGAACGCGAAGAAGACGGCGAAGGTCACGCTCGGCGAGATCTGA
- a CDS encoding bifunctional adenosylcobinamide kinase/adenosylcobinamide-phosphate guanylyltransferase, which produces MELTLLGTGAPDGLPRPDCPCAACALARGSAGRAATALLVDDALLLDLTPGAVFAAARAGRSLTAVRQVLLTHPHDGPAVELPAGLPPAGRVPDGRELTLISGHRVRAVPMDAPGTGYEVTSPEGARLLYLPPGGAPAGLAEPVEQPYDLVALDLVGRPDAVARLRAAGAVGAATELIAVHLGHDAPPAPELERRLAAAGARAVPDGTTLTVGGFREPAPLPRRTLITGGARSGKSVEAERRLETYPDVVYVATGGGRDGDAEWAARVGLHRERRPASWRTEETCALTELLAADGPPLLIDCLSLWLTHLMDRVGAWDDAIWAEGGERALRARTAELVAAVRGTRRTVVMVTNETGSGVVPATASGRRFRDELGRLNAAVAGECEQVLLVVAGQAVPLRG; this is translated from the coding sequence GTGGAACTGACTCTGCTCGGCACCGGAGCCCCCGACGGGCTGCCGCGGCCCGACTGCCCCTGCGCCGCGTGCGCCCTCGCCCGCGGCTCCGCCGGCCGGGCCGCGACCGCTCTCCTGGTGGACGACGCGCTGCTGCTCGACCTGACGCCCGGCGCGGTGTTCGCCGCCGCCCGCGCGGGCCGCTCGCTCACCGCCGTACGCCAGGTGCTGCTGACGCACCCGCACGACGGGCCCGCCGTCGAGCTGCCCGCCGGGCTGCCTCCGGCGGGCCGGGTGCCGGACGGGCGGGAGCTGACGCTGATCAGCGGGCACCGGGTACGGGCGGTGCCGATGGACGCGCCCGGTACGGGGTACGAGGTGACCTCGCCCGAGGGCGCCCGGCTGCTGTACCTGCCGCCGGGCGGAGCGCCGGCCGGGCTGGCGGAGCCGGTGGAGCAGCCGTACGACCTGGTCGCCCTGGACCTCGTCGGACGGCCCGACGCCGTGGCGCGGCTGCGGGCCGCCGGGGCGGTCGGGGCCGCCACCGAGCTGATCGCCGTCCATCTGGGCCATGACGCGCCGCCCGCCCCGGAGCTGGAGCGCCGGCTCGCCGCGGCCGGGGCGCGGGCCGTGCCGGACGGCACGACGCTGACGGTCGGCGGCTTCCGCGAGCCCGCCCCGCTCCCCCGGCGCACCCTGATCACCGGGGGCGCGCGCTCCGGGAAGTCCGTCGAGGCGGAACGCCGGCTGGAGACCTACCCGGACGTGGTGTACGTGGCGACCGGCGGCGGGCGCGACGGGGACGCCGAGTGGGCGGCCCGGGTCGGGCTGCACCGGGAGCGGCGGCCGGCGAGCTGGCGCACCGAGGAGACCTGCGCGCTGACGGAGCTGCTGGCCGCGGACGGGCCGCCGCTGCTGATCGACTGCCTGTCGCTGTGGCTGACGCACCTGATGGACCGGGTGGGTGCCTGGGACGACGCGATCTGGGCGGAGGGCGGGGAGCGGGCGCTGCGGGCGCGGACGGCGGAGCTGGTCGCCGCCGTGCGCGGGACCCGGCGCACGGTCGTCATGGTGACCAACGAGACCGGCTCGGGCGTGGTTCCGGCGACGGCGTCCGGCCGGCGCTTCCGGGACGAGCTGGGCCGGCTGAACGCGGCGGTGGCCGGAGAGTGCGAGCAGGTGCTGCTGGTGGTGGCGGGCCAGGCGGTGCCGCTGCGCGGCTGA
- a CDS encoding nicotinate-nucleotide--dimethylbenzimidazole phosphoribosyltransferase produces the protein MNLDDFSDLIERPDGGVRRDAEERRERLSVPVGALGRLDELGEWLSAAQQAAPVRTIEQPRVVLFAGDHGVARLDVSGRKAGTANELVRATLEGATPLAVLARRYSVPVRIVDAGLDCDPELLPEAVVRTRVRRGSGRIDVEDALTADEAQAAVRLGMAVADEEADSGTDLVVLGDLSVGGTTAAATLIAALCGTDASVVTGRGGAGIDDLAWMRKCAAIRDALRRARPVLGDQLELLATVGGADLAAMTGFLLQCAVRRLPVILDGVVGAAAALVGQRAAFRAPDWWLAGQASGEPAQAKALDRMALNPVLDHGVIVGEGCGALLALPLVQAAAALAAELPEREPEAAG, from the coding sequence GTGAATCTGGACGACTTCTCCGATCTGATCGAACGCCCGGACGGGGGCGTACGGCGCGATGCCGAGGAACGCCGGGAGCGGTTGAGCGTGCCGGTGGGCGCCCTCGGGCGGCTGGACGAGCTGGGTGAGTGGCTGTCCGCGGCGCAGCAGGCGGCTCCGGTGCGGACGATCGAGCAGCCGCGCGTGGTGCTGTTCGCGGGCGACCACGGGGTGGCGCGGCTCGATGTGTCGGGGCGGAAGGCGGGCACCGCGAACGAGCTGGTGCGGGCCACGCTGGAGGGCGCGACCCCGCTGGCGGTCCTGGCCCGCCGGTACTCCGTGCCGGTGCGGATCGTGGACGCCGGTCTCGACTGCGACCCGGAGCTGCTGCCGGAGGCCGTCGTGCGCACCCGGGTGCGGCGGGGCAGCGGGCGGATCGACGTCGAGGACGCGCTGACGGCCGACGAGGCCCAGGCGGCGGTGCGGCTCGGCATGGCGGTGGCCGACGAGGAGGCCGACTCGGGCACCGATCTGGTGGTGCTCGGCGACCTCAGCGTGGGCGGTACGACGGCGGCGGCCACCCTGATCGCGGCGCTGTGCGGCACGGACGCCTCGGTGGTGACCGGGCGCGGTGGCGCGGGGATCGACGACCTGGCGTGGATGCGCAAGTGCGCGGCGATCCGCGACGCGCTGCGCCGGGCCCGGCCGGTCCTGGGCGACCAGCTGGAGCTGCTGGCGACGGTGGGCGGCGCCGATCTGGCCGCGATGACCGGCTTCCTGCTCCAGTGCGCGGTGCGGCGGCTGCCGGTGATCCTGGACGGCGTGGTCGGCGCGGCGGCCGCGCTGGTCGGCCAGCGGGCCGCGTTCCGGGCGCCGGACTGGTGGCTGGCGGGCCAGGCGAGCGGTGAGCCGGCGCAGGCGAAGGCGCTCGACCGGATGGCGCTCAACCCGGTGCTCGACCACGGGGTGATCGTCGGCGAGGGGTGCGGGGCGCTGCTCGCCCTCCCGCTCGTCCAGGCCGCGGCGGCGCTGGCGGCGGAGCTGCCCGAGCGCGAGCCGGAGGCGGCGGGCTGA
- a CDS encoding adenosylcobinamide-GDP ribazoletransferase, with product MRAVTSSLDSHGLRFAFGTLTVLPVRVTRWDREAARAGMLCAPVAGLVVGLLAAVPGSLLLWGGAGPLLAAVASAAVPAVLTRGLHLDGLADTADGLGSGKPAGDALRIMKQSDIGPFGVITLLFVLLAQVAVLQQEYARGWAHGAVAAAVAAVVARLALTLASRRGVPAARPEGLGAAVAGTVPVAGAVAVGLVVVVGCAGAGALTGGYGTLRCGLGAVVAVVVAELLLRHCVRRFGGVTGDVFGALAETAATVALVALALG from the coding sequence CTGCGCGCCGTGACCTCCTCCCTCGACAGCCACGGCCTGCGGTTCGCCTTCGGCACCCTGACCGTGCTCCCCGTCCGCGTGACCCGCTGGGACCGGGAGGCCGCGCGGGCCGGGATGCTGTGCGCGCCGGTGGCCGGGCTGGTGGTGGGCCTGCTCGCGGCGGTGCCGGGCAGCCTGCTGCTGTGGGGCGGCGCGGGCCCGCTGCTCGCCGCGGTGGCCTCGGCGGCCGTGCCCGCCGTGCTCACCCGGGGGCTCCATCTGGACGGTCTCGCGGACACCGCGGACGGCCTGGGCAGCGGCAAGCCGGCCGGTGACGCGCTGCGGATCATGAAGCAGTCGGACATCGGCCCGTTCGGCGTGATCACCCTGCTGTTCGTGCTGCTGGCGCAGGTGGCGGTGCTTCAGCAGGAGTACGCGCGGGGCTGGGCGCACGGCGCGGTGGCGGCCGCCGTCGCGGCGGTCGTCGCCCGGCTCGCGCTGACCCTGGCCTCGCGGCGCGGGGTGCCGGCGGCCCGGCCGGAGGGCCTGGGCGCGGCGGTCGCCGGAACGGTTCCGGTGGCCGGCGCGGTGGCGGTCGGGCTCGTGGTGGTGGTCGGCTGCGCGGGGGCGGGGGCGCTGACCGGCGGGTACGGGACGCTGCGCTGCGGCCTGGGCGCGGTGGTCGCGGTGGTGGTGGCGGAGCTGCTGCTGCGGCACTGCGTGCGGCGGTTCGGCGGGGTGACCGGCGATGTGTTCGGGGCGCTCGCGGAGACGGCGGCGACGGTGGCGCTGGTGGCCCTGGCGCTGGGCTGA
- a CDS encoding endo alpha-1,4 polygalactosaminidase, which yields MRDRTAARVGGARGALARGALALPLLALLVGCAQDRGGAPAGEDTGAGASAQPARQRWQPEPGTDWQWQLSGRLDTTVDAPVYDIDGFDRTAAEVAALHREGRKVICYLSTGAWEDFRPDAARFPTVLLGKGNGWKGERWLDIRRTDVLEPLMESRIEMCADKGFDAVEPDNMDGYRNESGFPLTAADQLRYNRLIARLVHRHGMAAGLKNDLPQIPELVGDFDFAVNEQCAQYDECEELTPFVKAGKAVFHVEYELPAERFCAQSRKLGLSSLRKEYALDASRESCAADAD from the coding sequence ATGCGCGACCGTACGGCCGCACGGGTGGGCGGGGCGCGCGGCGCCCTCGCCCGCGGCGCACTGGCACTGCCACTGCTCGCGCTGCTCGTGGGCTGCGCCCAGGACCGGGGCGGCGCCCCGGCGGGCGAGGACACCGGAGCCGGGGCGTCCGCCCAGCCCGCGCGGCAGCGCTGGCAGCCGGAACCCGGCACCGACTGGCAGTGGCAGCTCTCGGGCCGGCTCGACACCACCGTGGACGCCCCGGTGTACGACATCGACGGCTTCGACCGGACGGCGGCCGAGGTCGCCGCGCTGCACCGCGAGGGCCGCAAGGTCATCTGCTACCTGTCCACCGGCGCCTGGGAGGACTTCCGCCCGGACGCGGCCCGTTTCCCCACCGTGCTCCTCGGGAAGGGCAACGGCTGGAAGGGCGAGCGCTGGCTCGACATCCGGCGCACCGACGTCCTGGAGCCGCTGATGGAGTCCCGGATCGAGATGTGCGCCGACAAGGGGTTCGACGCGGTCGAGCCCGACAACATGGACGGCTACCGCAACGAGAGCGGCTTCCCGCTGACCGCCGCCGACCAGCTCCGCTACAACCGTCTGATCGCCCGCCTGGTCCACCGCCACGGGATGGCCGCCGGCCTCAAGAACGACCTGCCGCAGATCCCGGAGCTGGTCGGGGACTTCGACTTCGCGGTCAACGAGCAGTGCGCGCAGTACGACGAGTGCGAGGAGCTGACCCCGTTCGTGAAGGCGGGCAAGGCGGTGTTCCACGTCGAGTACGAACTGCCCGCCGAGCGGTTCTGCGCACAGTCCCGGAAGCTGGGGCTCAGCTCGCTGCGCAAGGAGTACGCGCTGGACGCGTCGCGCGAGTCCTGCGCGGCGGACGCGGACTGA
- a CDS encoding leucyl aminopeptidase produces MTALTLSTAGAATLRADALVVGVAKSAGSKSADVVLAPGAEAVDKAFGGKLAAVLSTLGASGAEGELTKVPAPDGLKAPVVIAVGLGKAPEKDGAYDAEALRRAAGAAARSLAGAKKAGFALPIGSVEDAEAIAEGALLGAYAFIAYQAGENKLAPKGAKAAGAKPALAEVALLGAKPRDKAFKAAADRAIALAEEINRARDLVNTPPNDLYPESFAAVATAAGKEHGIKVQVLDEKALVKGGYGGILGVGQGATRGPRLVKLAYTHPKAEKTLALVGKGITYDSGGISLKPAGHNETMKCDMAGAAAVFATVVTAARLGLRVNVTGWLALAENMPSGSATRPGDVLRMYSGKTVEVLNTDAEGRLVMADALTRASEDNPDALVDVATLTGAMVLALGNRTFGIMSNDDAFRTSIHEIAEEVGEASWPMPLPADLRKGMDSPTADIANMGERMGGGLVAGLFLKEFVGEGIAWAHLDIAGPAFHEGAPYGYTPKGGTGSAVRTLVKLAERTADGDLG; encoded by the coding sequence GTGACTGCTCTCACTCTCAGCACCGCCGGTGCGGCGACGCTGCGCGCCGACGCCCTCGTCGTGGGCGTCGCCAAGAGCGCTGGATCCAAGTCCGCGGACGTCGTCCTCGCACCGGGCGCCGAGGCCGTGGACAAGGCGTTCGGCGGGAAGCTCGCCGCCGTCCTGTCGACCCTGGGCGCCTCGGGTGCCGAGGGCGAGCTGACGAAGGTCCCGGCTCCGGACGGCCTCAAGGCCCCGGTCGTCATCGCGGTCGGCCTCGGCAAGGCCCCCGAGAAGGACGGCGCGTACGACGCCGAGGCGCTGCGCCGGGCCGCCGGTGCCGCCGCCCGTTCGCTGGCCGGGGCGAAGAAGGCCGGCTTCGCGCTGCCCATCGGCTCCGTCGAGGACGCCGAGGCGATCGCGGAGGGCGCGCTGCTCGGCGCGTACGCCTTCATCGCCTACCAGGCCGGCGAGAACAAGCTCGCCCCCAAGGGCGCCAAGGCCGCCGGTGCCAAGCCGGCGCTGGCCGAGGTCGCCCTGCTCGGCGCCAAGCCGCGCGACAAGGCGTTCAAGGCCGCCGCCGACCGCGCGATCGCCCTCGCCGAGGAGATCAACCGCGCCCGCGACCTGGTCAACACCCCGCCCAACGACCTCTACCCCGAGTCCTTCGCCGCCGTGGCCACCGCCGCCGGCAAGGAGCACGGCATCAAGGTGCAGGTGCTGGACGAGAAGGCGCTCGTCAAGGGCGGCTACGGCGGCATCCTCGGCGTCGGCCAGGGCGCGACCCGCGGCCCGCGCCTCGTGAAGCTCGCCTACACGCACCCGAAGGCGGAGAAGACCCTGGCCCTCGTCGGCAAGGGCATCACCTACGACTCGGGCGGCATCTCGCTGAAGCCGGCCGGCCACAACGAGACGATGAAGTGCGACATGGCCGGCGCCGCCGCCGTGTTCGCGACCGTCGTCACGGCCGCCCGCCTGGGCCTGCGCGTCAACGTCACCGGCTGGCTGGCGCTCGCCGAGAACATGCCCTCGGGCAGCGCCACCCGCCCCGGCGACGTGCTGCGCATGTACAGCGGCAAGACCGTCGAGGTGCTCAACACCGACGCCGAGGGCCGGCTCGTCATGGCCGACGCGCTCACCCGCGCCTCGGAGGACAACCCGGACGCGCTCGTCGACGTGGCGACCCTGACCGGCGCCATGGTGCTGGCGCTGGGCAACCGCACCTTCGGCATCATGTCCAACGACGACGCCTTCCGTACCTCGATCCACGAGATCGCGGAGGAGGTCGGCGAGGCGTCCTGGCCGATGCCGCTCCCGGCCGACCTGCGCAAGGGCATGGACTCCCCGACCGCCGACATCGCCAACATGGGCGAGCGGATGGGCGGCGGCCTGGTGGCCGGCCTGTTCCTGAAGGAGTTCGTCGGCGAGGGCATCGCCTGGGCCCACCTGGACATCGCGGGCCCCGCCTTCCACGAGGGCGCCCCGTACGGATACACGCCGAAGGGCGGCACCGGTTCCGCCGTCCGCACCCTGGTCAAGCTGGCGGAGCGCACCGCCGACGGCGACCTCGGCTGA